The Candidatus Cloacimonadota bacterium DNA window CAGCTTTCCATCCAGAGACTGGAGGAGAAATACGAAACCAAGAAATTCAAAGAAATTTTCCCTGAATCTGTTCAGATCATTAACCAGGAAATCAATAATCTTCACAATTTAGCTAAATCCTTTTCCAATTTTGCTAAGAAAACAGAACCTGAATTTTCGGTTTTTAATCCCTTTTCATCTATCGAAGAGATCATCAAACCTTATCTGCATAAATATAAAATTGTATTATCAGGGAATAAAGATTGTAAGATCAAATTCGATCCTGTTCATTTCTATCAAATAATCACAAATATCCTGCAAAATGCGATCGATGTTTCTCCACCTGATGAAATTATTAAAATAGAAATAGAACAAAAAGCAGGAAAAATTATTATAAAGATAACGGATAATGGAATTGGAATTTCAGAAGAAAATCTTAAGAAGATCTTTGAACCGTACTTCTCAAAAAAGAAAAAAGGAATTGGGCTTGGCTTAGCGCTGGTAATGAAACTTATCGATTTGAATCTGGCAGAAATAAATGTTATAAGCGAATTGAAAAAAGGGACAACATTTGAGATAAAGTGTAAATCATTCGAGTCGTAAGGAAGGCGTCAGATTGTAATCTGACCATGGGCGAAGACTCGAAATCGGAAAAATTCATTGAAATAAACTGAAAAGGATGAGAAAAACTGAATAAAACTTACCAAGTTTCAAAAACTTGGTAAGTTTTATGAACTTGAATTTATTTGTTGAAAAATTGAAAACCTTGAAAACGGCTTCATCCAGAGAAATTCTTTCAAATAAGCCTTTTCAACGGTTAAGAATGCTGTACTTTCCGAAGCTTCCCCTAAAGGATTTCTTAAACAATAAGATTCGGAAAGTTTGTAGATAATGAGATTTGCATGAAAACCGTTGAAAAAATTAAGCAAG harbors:
- a CDS encoding HAMP domain-containing histidine kinase, coding for MNFRPGIRASVIVLFLCLYLTSLIVINAFFVNKQNITKDSFKNLEFDQQFSALNFQTETDTTKAMKLLTDFNETVARTKMIQNEAQIYSAVVLFILMIASIFIFIIIFYKITRPLKELQLATAKIKEGDFSVHLPENGIKEIKELKQSFNSMSMELDNIQSKLLNAEKEMIWKEFSRILAHEIKNPLTPIQLSIQRLEEKYETKKFKEIFPESVQIINQEINNLHNLAKSFSNFAKKTEPEFSVFNPFSSIEEIIKPYLHKYKIVLSGNKDCKIKFDPVHFYQIITNILQNAIDVSPPDEIIKIEIEQKAGKIIIKITDNGIGISEENLKKIFEPYFSKKKKGIGLGLALVMKLIDLNLAEINVISELKKGTTFEIKCKSFES